One Paenarthrobacter aurescens TC1 DNA window includes the following coding sequences:
- a CDS encoding metallo-beta-lactamase superfamily protein (identified by match to protein family HMM PF00753) — MDSLIHSLRDVTIRSISVSEMNNNVYLLTSKSTGAQLLIDAADNLPAIQQLLHDGAADSSVPTKLARIATTHQHWDHVRALPELVAVTGASTSAGADDADALPVPVDVRLGHGDVEQFDGFEVTAVHLRGHTPGSIAFVYQDPDGPAHIFSGDSLFPGGVGNTQNDPSRFTSLLNDVSERLFDAYPDETLVHPGHGLPTTLGAERPHLEEWRARGW; from the coding sequence ATGGATTCGCTAATTCACTCTTTGCGCGACGTCACCATCCGCAGCATCTCCGTCAGCGAGATGAACAACAATGTGTACCTGTTGACCTCAAAGTCCACGGGTGCGCAGTTGTTGATCGACGCCGCCGATAACCTTCCGGCCATTCAGCAGCTTCTCCACGACGGTGCAGCTGATTCCTCGGTCCCGACCAAACTGGCCAGGATTGCCACCACCCACCAGCACTGGGACCACGTCCGGGCGCTGCCGGAGTTGGTCGCCGTCACCGGCGCAAGCACGTCAGCAGGAGCGGACGACGCCGATGCGTTGCCGGTTCCGGTGGACGTCCGGCTCGGTCACGGCGACGTGGAGCAGTTCGATGGCTTCGAGGTCACGGCAGTCCACCTGCGTGGACACACCCCGGGCTCGATCGCTTTCGTGTACCAGGATCCGGACGGGCCGGCCCACATTTTCAGTGGAGACTCGTTGTTTCCGGGAGGCGTCGGCAACACACAGAACGATCCTTCACGTTTCACTTCTCTGTTGAACGACGTGTCGGAGCGACTGTTCGACGCTTATCCGGACGAAACCCTGGTGCACCCGGGCCATGGATTGCCCACGACCCTCGGCGCCGAGCGGCCACACCTTGAGGAGTGGCGCGCCCGAGGCTGGTGA
- a CDS encoding putative integral membrane protein (identified by match to protein family HMM PF03733), translating to MKTLLNIIWLVFGGFWLALGYFAAGIICCVLIVTIPWGIASFRIGAYCLWPFGQMVVEKPGGAGVFALLGNVIWLLVAGIWIAIGHVVTAFAMAITIIGIPLAIANLKLIPVSLMPLGKQIVPTNQPFVSTYR from the coding sequence ATGAAAACGCTCCTTAACATCATCTGGCTTGTCTTCGGTGGGTTCTGGCTGGCCTTGGGTTATTTCGCGGCCGGCATCATTTGCTGCGTGCTCATCGTCACCATCCCGTGGGGCATCGCTTCGTTCCGGATCGGTGCTTACTGCCTGTGGCCGTTCGGTCAAATGGTGGTTGAGAAGCCGGGCGGTGCCGGGGTGTTTGCGCTCCTGGGCAACGTGATCTGGCTTCTGGTTGCCGGCATTTGGATCGCGATAGGTCACGTGGTCACGGCGTTTGCCATGGCCATCACCATCATTGGCATCCCGCTGGCCATCGCCAACCTGAAGCTCATCCCGGTTTCGCTCATGCCTCTGGGCAAGCAGATCGTGCCTACCAACCAGCCGTTCGTCAGCACGTACCGTTAG
- a CDS encoding putative multidrug resistance protein (sugE) (identified by match to protein family HMM PF00893) has translation MSWLILILSGALEAVWAAALHRSKGFRKPVPTVVFLVSVIASMGGLAIAMQSIPTGTAYAVWVGVGVVLTATYAMVTKVERATTARLLLLAGIGACVVGLKVVA, from the coding sequence ATGTCGTGGTTAATTCTCATTCTTTCCGGAGCACTCGAAGCCGTCTGGGCCGCAGCGCTTCACCGTTCCAAGGGCTTCCGCAAGCCCGTCCCCACCGTTGTGTTCCTGGTGTCTGTCATCGCCAGCATGGGTGGGCTCGCCATCGCGATGCAATCCATTCCTACGGGCACGGCCTACGCAGTGTGGGTTGGCGTCGGCGTCGTGCTGACGGCAACGTACGCGATGGTCACCAAAGTTGAACGTGCGACGACGGCCCGGCTCCTTCTGCTGGCCGGCATCGGCGCATGTGTGGTCGGCCTGAAGGTGGTGGCATAG
- a CDS encoding bacterial protein of unknown function (DUF886) (identified by match to protein family HMM PF05962) translates to MTRELASHPKAASAQDGAWDWRVSIAEVSKAGEFSTFPGMERVITIIDGELLLLTVDGAEHPLEKYRPFRFSGEAASSAALPTGDIRDLNVIARTGAFKGYTSIVEISKKRAHPVFEGQLAILLEGKATVAPGAVVEKESDGGEAATSEAAPSTGEPVELSRYDAVVGSDTRSPEISGRGFIAVISIDHVEPAHA, encoded by the coding sequence GTGACGCGCGAACTCGCCAGCCACCCGAAGGCCGCCTCGGCGCAGGATGGCGCCTGGGATTGGCGCGTCAGCATCGCGGAAGTTTCCAAAGCGGGCGAGTTCTCCACGTTCCCCGGGATGGAGCGCGTCATCACCATCATCGACGGCGAGCTGCTCCTCCTCACTGTGGACGGCGCGGAGCACCCCTTGGAGAAGTACCGTCCGTTCAGGTTCTCCGGTGAGGCAGCGTCATCGGCCGCTCTTCCCACCGGCGACATTCGCGATTTGAACGTCATCGCACGCACCGGCGCTTTCAAGGGCTACACGTCCATCGTTGAGATCTCCAAGAAACGCGCGCACCCGGTCTTCGAGGGCCAGCTGGCCATCCTGCTTGAGGGTAAAGCAACGGTTGCGCCCGGCGCGGTTGTGGAGAAAGAGTCCGACGGCGGCGAAGCGGCAACCAGCGAAGCAGCACCCAGCACCGGCGAACCTGTGGAGTTGTCGCGCTACGACGCCGTGGTCGGTTCGGATACCCGCAGCCCGGAGATCTCGGGTCGCGGATTTATTGCAGTGATCTCCATTGACCATGTGGAGCCCGCGCACGCCTGA
- the trpF gene encoding N-(5'phosphoribosyl)anthranilate isomerase (identified by match to protein family HMM PF00697) produces the protein MFVKVCGLSTPESVREAVDAGADAVGFVLTSSPREVSPDQVRILLPLVPEGVHAVGVFRHEDAADAVATARAAGLEWVQLHGHRTAEDVTTVHDAGMRLIRAVTMGASQDEFADMGEEIFLIDAAIPGSGEAWDYASVRAKGLDGREWLLAGGLEPGNVAFAATAAGAWGVDVSSGVEASRGVKDLAKIRAFVQAAKAAGL, from the coding sequence ATGTTCGTCAAAGTGTGTGGCTTGAGCACGCCGGAATCCGTGCGTGAAGCGGTGGACGCCGGTGCTGACGCGGTCGGTTTCGTGCTCACCTCCAGCCCCCGCGAAGTCAGCCCGGATCAGGTGCGAATTTTGCTGCCGCTGGTGCCGGAGGGAGTTCACGCCGTGGGCGTTTTCCGGCACGAGGATGCCGCTGATGCTGTGGCTACTGCACGCGCCGCCGGGCTCGAATGGGTGCAGCTGCACGGTCACCGGACTGCCGAGGACGTCACAACAGTGCACGACGCCGGGATGCGGCTCATCCGCGCCGTCACCATGGGTGCCTCCCAGGACGAGTTCGCGGACATGGGCGAAGAAATTTTCCTGATCGATGCAGCAATACCGGGCTCGGGGGAGGCTTGGGACTACGCCTCCGTGCGGGCGAAGGGGCTCGACGGCCGGGAATGGCTGCTCGCAGGAGGACTGGAACCCGGCAACGTGGCCTTCGCTGCAACTGCCGCAGGTGCTTGGGGCGTGGACGTGTCCTCGGGCGTCGAGGCATCCCGCGGGGTGAAGGACCTGGCCAAGATCCGCGCCTTCGTCCAAGCCGCCAAAGCCGCTGGCCTCTAG
- a CDS encoding putative multidrug resistance protein (sugE) (identified by similarity to SP:P30743) — protein sequence MTTNSKNNGIFWVILLASALLEAVWATALGLSNGFTQLIPTVVFAITAVLSMLGLGIAVKRIPLGTAYAVWVGIGAALTVGWAMITGVESASPLKLLFIAGIVGCAAGLKALPAEKAVAKAE from the coding sequence ATGACGACGAATAGCAAGAACAACGGAATCTTCTGGGTCATCCTCTTGGCTTCAGCGCTGCTCGAAGCCGTGTGGGCCACAGCTCTGGGCTTGTCCAACGGCTTTACGCAACTCATACCCACTGTGGTTTTTGCCATCACCGCTGTGCTGAGCATGCTCGGCCTGGGTATCGCAGTAAAACGAATCCCCCTCGGCACTGCCTACGCAGTGTGGGTAGGTATCGGAGCTGCGCTGACCGTTGGTTGGGCCATGATCACGGGTGTGGAATCCGCGAGTCCGTTGAAGCTCCTGTTCATCGCGGGAATCGTGGGCTGTGCTGCCGGCCTGAAGGCGTTGCCTGCCGAGAAAGCTGTAGCCAAGGCCGAGTAG
- a CDS encoding BNR/Asp-box repeat domain protein (identified by match to protein family HMM PF02012), which translates to MTSYLLDSARPCIPSAVPDVEHVLAVRGMGGYRQYRIPALAVSMRGTVLAAYDGRPNLDDLPNPIDLLLRRSYDHGVTWEPQQVVRRGSGLHGFGDPSLLVDAIIGRIFMFHAAGTHAGFFEAVAGMEPDEDVQHADISFSDDDGDTWHHRRLTTQLKTGDITGLFAAAGQGIQIHSGPLVGRLVQQYVLLVGGAIMAASAFSDDHGETWKLGNLIGPGTTGVGPNENKVVCLDDGRLLLHSRATPSRLAAVSDDGGQTWSPLQPIPDLPDPSDNGSLTRFDGLPLIALAAPETSSWLLASNNQDPHLRRNTVLSLSPDNGATWPAKLTVCSGSSAYSTVTRLPNGNIGVLYERQGYREIVFASIPAEQLVGQLSALQLTRPESSGLVFDMELRSITPGRPTVWQNAGDFHVIPSNSGGVLDVQTWKEIGQGYAGDQVLGTREAQDLNYGPVIPGYKAGDILAFTGRVRNLGTDPATGVVLLGPHNNASDFPPADLLPGEHVLYFTPTYTIAASDLEHGTLKLVFTAEADGGTVRLERTFRFDLRSGTVAAS; encoded by the coding sequence GTGACCTCCTACCTCCTGGATTCCGCACGCCCTTGTATCCCCTCAGCTGTCCCCGACGTTGAGCACGTCCTGGCTGTCCGTGGCATGGGTGGCTACCGTCAGTACCGCATCCCGGCTCTGGCCGTCAGCATGCGGGGCACAGTGTTGGCTGCCTATGACGGCCGGCCCAACCTGGACGATCTACCCAACCCCATCGACCTCCTCCTGCGTCGCAGTTACGACCATGGAGTCACGTGGGAGCCACAGCAGGTGGTCCGCAGGGGTTCGGGGCTCCACGGCTTTGGCGATCCAAGCCTGCTGGTGGACGCCATCATCGGACGCATCTTCATGTTCCACGCAGCCGGAACGCACGCGGGCTTCTTCGAGGCTGTCGCAGGTATGGAGCCGGATGAGGACGTGCAGCATGCGGACATCAGCTTCTCGGACGACGACGGCGATACCTGGCATCACCGTCGTCTTACCACCCAGCTCAAGACCGGCGACATCACAGGCCTTTTTGCGGCCGCCGGGCAGGGCATCCAGATCCATTCCGGTCCTTTAGTGGGGCGGCTGGTGCAACAGTATGTGCTATTGGTGGGCGGTGCCATCATGGCAGCCTCTGCGTTCAGCGACGACCACGGCGAGACGTGGAAGCTGGGGAACCTGATCGGTCCGGGCACCACCGGTGTGGGGCCGAACGAGAACAAAGTAGTGTGCCTGGACGATGGCAGGTTGCTGCTGCATTCACGGGCAACACCGTCCCGATTGGCAGCCGTGTCCGATGACGGCGGTCAGACGTGGAGCCCGCTGCAGCCCATTCCGGACCTACCCGATCCCAGCGACAACGGTTCTCTGACACGCTTCGACGGCCTGCCGCTTATTGCCTTGGCGGCGCCGGAGACGTCATCCTGGCTTCTCGCGAGCAACAACCAGGACCCTCATCTGCGGCGAAACACCGTACTGAGCCTCTCCCCCGACAACGGTGCCACCTGGCCGGCAAAGCTGACGGTCTGCTCCGGAAGCTCGGCCTATTCGACAGTGACACGTCTCCCCAACGGGAACATCGGAGTGCTCTACGAACGGCAGGGGTACAGGGAGATCGTGTTCGCTTCGATACCTGCCGAACAATTGGTGGGACAGCTTTCCGCACTTCAATTGACTCGTCCGGAATCCTCGGGCCTGGTCTTCGACATGGAGCTGCGATCCATCACGCCCGGCAGGCCCACTGTGTGGCAAAACGCCGGAGACTTCCATGTGATCCCGTCCAACAGCGGCGGTGTATTGGATGTCCAAACGTGGAAGGAAATCGGGCAGGGCTACGCCGGAGATCAGGTTCTCGGCACACGGGAAGCCCAGGACCTCAACTACGGGCCTGTCATCCCTGGATATAAAGCCGGGGACATCCTCGCCTTCACCGGGCGCGTCCGCAACCTGGGCACTGACCCAGCTACCGGCGTCGTACTTCTCGGACCGCACAACAACGCGAGCGATTTCCCACCCGCGGACCTGCTGCCCGGCGAGCATGTCCTCTACTTCACGCCGACCTACACCATCGCCGCGTCGGACCTGGAGCACGGCACACTGAAACTCGTGTTCACGGCAGAGGCCGACGGCGGGACCGTGCGTTTGGAACGAACGTTCCGTTTCGATCTGCGCAGCGGAACGGTTGCTGCTTCCTAA
- a CDS encoding putative ATP-dependent RNA helicase (identified by match to protein family HMM PF00270; match to protein family HMM PF00271), with the protein MKFMTTFAALGTPKPIAESLAADGIEEAFPIQVKTLPDTLAGRDVLGRGRTGSGKTIAFAIPLVARLAEREAKHFRKPGRPMGLVLAPTRELATQINATIEPLAKAMGLNTTVIYGGISQARQEKALRAGVDIVIACPGRLEDLIRQRILTLEAVEVTVLDEADHMADLGFLPVVKKLMDMTPTQGQRLLFSATLDNGVDKLVNRYLSNPLTHSVDDPQAAVTTMEHHVLVVNDQTVKKQLIVELASGAGRRVLFMRTKHHARKLAKTLTDAGIPAVDLHGNLSQNARDRNLAEFSNGDVRVLVATDVAARGVHVDDVELVIHVDPPTEHKAYLHRSGRTARAGSDGTVVTLTLPEQQSDVKKLMKAAGVDVSFERVTASSPLVSKLVGDIADKVDPRTRAALLAAKTQQGGGTSTGANAQRKRARRSTQAAPTAGGRGGRNGRGKVAAEPVRTDTNRADRRAAMNDDVARSSRGRGKSGATHRNDVPGSQGQNGRSGRPATGQRSASAPRTASTTSTRTGGNKAVWSSATGATSGGSYGSGASGNSGRGGSGAGRPARSGPRRASAPASNERRGR; encoded by the coding sequence ATGAAGTTTATGACTACTTTTGCTGCCCTTGGCACGCCCAAGCCCATTGCTGAATCCCTCGCCGCAGATGGCATCGAAGAGGCATTCCCCATCCAGGTGAAGACCCTCCCGGACACGCTTGCAGGCCGCGATGTCCTGGGCCGTGGCCGCACCGGCTCCGGTAAGACCATTGCTTTCGCTATCCCGCTTGTGGCCCGCTTGGCCGAGCGCGAGGCAAAGCACTTCCGCAAGCCGGGCCGCCCCATGGGCCTCGTCCTTGCACCGACGCGTGAACTGGCAACCCAGATCAACGCCACCATCGAGCCGTTGGCCAAGGCAATGGGCCTGAACACCACGGTCATCTACGGCGGCATCTCCCAGGCACGCCAGGAAAAGGCGCTGCGCGCCGGCGTCGACATCGTCATCGCCTGCCCGGGCCGCCTCGAAGACCTGATCCGCCAGCGCATCCTGACCCTCGAAGCCGTTGAGGTCACCGTGCTGGACGAGGCAGACCACATGGCAGACCTCGGCTTCCTCCCGGTGGTCAAGAAGCTCATGGACATGACCCCCACCCAGGGTCAGCGCCTGCTCTTCTCCGCGACGCTGGACAACGGTGTTGACAAGCTGGTCAACCGTTACCTGTCCAACCCGCTGACGCACTCCGTGGACGACCCCCAGGCCGCTGTCACCACCATGGAACACCACGTCCTGGTGGTCAACGACCAGACCGTCAAGAAGCAGCTCATCGTTGAACTGGCCTCAGGCGCCGGCCGCCGGGTCCTCTTCATGCGGACCAAGCACCACGCCCGCAAGCTTGCCAAGACCCTCACCGACGCCGGCATCCCCGCCGTCGACCTTCACGGCAACCTGTCGCAGAACGCCCGCGACCGCAACCTCGCAGAGTTCTCCAACGGTGACGTCCGCGTCCTGGTGGCCACCGACGTCGCAGCCCGTGGCGTGCACGTGGACGACGTTGAACTCGTCATCCACGTGGACCCGCCCACAGAGCACAAGGCCTACCTGCACCGCTCAGGCCGTACCGCCCGCGCCGGTTCCGATGGCACCGTTGTCACCCTGACGCTCCCCGAGCAGCAGAGCGACGTCAAGAAGCTCATGAAGGCTGCCGGCGTTGACGTTTCGTTTGAACGAGTCACCGCAAGCTCACCCTTGGTTTCAAAGCTCGTGGGCGACATCGCGGACAAGGTTGATCCCCGCACCCGTGCGGCCCTCCTCGCTGCGAAAACCCAGCAGGGTGGCGGCACGTCCACCGGCGCCAATGCCCAGCGCAAGCGCGCACGCCGTTCCACGCAGGCTGCTCCCACCGCTGGTGGCCGTGGCGGTCGCAATGGACGCGGCAAGGTTGCGGCTGAGCCGGTTCGTACGGACACCAACCGTGCGGATCGCCGTGCAGCAATGAACGACGACGTCGCCCGCAGCTCACGCGGTCGCGGCAAGTCGGGTGCCACTCACCGCAACGACGTTCCCGGCTCGCAGGGCCAGAACGGCCGCAGCGGACGTCCGGCTACCGGCCAGCGCTCAGCTTCGGCTCCGCGCACGGCATCCACCACGAGTACCCGCACCGGCGGGAACAAGGCCGTTTGGTCTTCCGCGACGGGCGCTACGTCCGGCGGATCCTACGGTTCGGGTGCTTCCGGCAACTCCGGTCGCGGTGGCTCCGGCGCAGGCCGTCCGGCACGCAGCGGCCCGCGTCGCGCATCGGCACCCGCGTCGAACGAGCGTCGCGGCCGCTAA
- the soxR gene encoding redox-sensitive transcriptional activator SoxR (identified by match to protein family HMM PF00376; match to protein family HMM TIGR01950), whose translation MDVSLEPQLMLRSIHRSGHRKHFMPPVETHRPLTIGELSERSGVSASALHFYERNGLIEAERTAGNQRRYRRDTLRRVAFIKTSQRVGLPLKDIREALDSLPDGRTPTKRDWSKLSLRWRKELDERIAALQHLRNDLDGCIGCGCLSLKSCTLQNPSDELGASGAGAQRWTLPE comes from the coding sequence ATGGACGTCAGCCTAGAACCTCAACTAATGTTGAGGTCAATCCACCGCTCCGGCCACCGAAAGCACTTCATGCCGCCAGTCGAAACCCACCGGCCCCTCACTATCGGTGAGCTGTCCGAGCGGAGTGGAGTGTCGGCGTCGGCCCTTCACTTTTACGAACGCAACGGGCTCATCGAAGCGGAGCGAACAGCCGGTAACCAGCGGCGATACCGGAGGGACACACTGCGGCGGGTCGCCTTCATCAAGACGTCCCAGCGGGTGGGCCTACCTCTGAAGGACATCCGCGAGGCCTTGGACTCATTGCCCGACGGTCGGACACCCACCAAGCGCGACTGGTCCAAACTGTCCCTGCGCTGGCGCAAGGAGCTGGACGAGCGGATCGCGGCTTTGCAGCATCTGCGCAACGACCTCGACGGGTGCATCGGCTGCGGCTGCCTAAGCCTGAAATCCTGCACGTTGCAGAACCCGTCAGACGAACTTGGAGCATCGGGAGCCGGGGCCCAGCGGTGGACTTTGCCGGAATAG
- a CDS encoding oxidoreductase, aldo/keto reductase family (identified by match to protein family HMM PF00248): protein MTAVQLGNGLKVSPLGFGGMALTPVYGGIEPEEGLQTLRHAVDAGITFIDTADVYGAGSNEELVGRLLKERREEIQVATKFGIEGNPADGYTGVRGDAPYIRQAAEASLRRLGTDAIDLYYMHRRDLRVPIVETVEAMAELVREGKVRHLGLSEVTAEELRQANAVHPIAAVQSEWSIWSRDVELNVVPAAKELGVGFVPYSPLGRGFLTGTVSASDLGENDFRHKIPRFGDEALDANQAVVAAVREVASGLDATPAQVALAWLFTQGQRLGISVVPIPGTRKPHRIDENLGALSLQLGTAQLEKLDQAAAAVVGSRSADPNWVSQGREADPVG, encoded by the coding sequence ATGACTGCAGTTCAACTCGGCAACGGCCTCAAGGTCAGCCCACTCGGCTTCGGCGGAATGGCCCTCACCCCGGTCTACGGCGGAATCGAGCCCGAGGAAGGGTTGCAAACGCTGAGACATGCGGTGGACGCGGGCATCACTTTCATCGACACCGCAGATGTATACGGCGCGGGCAGCAACGAGGAACTCGTGGGCAGGCTCTTGAAGGAGCGCCGCGAAGAAATCCAAGTAGCCACAAAGTTTGGAATTGAGGGCAACCCCGCGGACGGGTACACGGGAGTCCGCGGGGATGCGCCCTACATCAGGCAAGCGGCGGAAGCGAGCCTCCGCCGGCTGGGCACTGACGCTATTGACCTCTACTACATGCACCGCCGTGACCTCCGCGTTCCGATAGTGGAAACCGTGGAGGCCATGGCGGAGCTGGTCCGAGAGGGCAAGGTCCGGCACCTCGGACTGTCCGAAGTGACAGCCGAGGAGCTCAGGCAGGCCAACGCTGTCCATCCCATTGCCGCGGTCCAGAGTGAATGGTCAATCTGGAGCAGGGATGTAGAGCTCAACGTTGTTCCTGCCGCCAAGGAGCTTGGCGTTGGATTCGTGCCGTATTCGCCGCTTGGCCGCGGGTTCCTCACGGGAACCGTCAGCGCGAGCGACCTTGGGGAAAATGACTTCCGCCATAAGATTCCCCGTTTTGGCGATGAGGCACTTGATGCGAACCAGGCCGTAGTGGCGGCGGTCCGCGAGGTAGCCAGCGGGCTGGATGCAACTCCGGCCCAAGTAGCCCTGGCTTGGCTGTTCACCCAAGGTCAGCGCCTCGGGATTTCTGTGGTCCCCATCCCCGGCACGCGCAAACCGCACCGGATCGACGAGAACCTGGGGGCACTGTCCCTGCAACTGGGAACAGCACAACTTGAGAAGCTCGACCAAGCTGCAGCCGCCGTCGTGGGTTCACGCTCCGCCGACCCCAACTGGGTGTCACAGGGCCGCGAAGCCGACCCCGTAGGCTGA
- a CDS encoding putative major facilitator superfamily (MFS) transporter (identified by match to protein family HMM PF07690), with product MTSDTSTAGILRRPYLLATVGACALVFLSAFESLAVTTIMPLVSRDLDGASLYALAFAGPLATGVMGMVAAGNWSDRRGPAAPLYSSVALFVAGLLIAGMAGTMEMLVLGRLVQGLGGGAMTVALYVLVARVYPPALHPKILAAFAASWVVPSLVGPFAAGVVAQLSSWHWVFLGVVGLVIPALLMVVPAVRGMNSEPAAEPVPWALGRMGWAALAAVAVLGLNLSAEVPGVGGVIAVVALVIALVAVRPLVPRGTLTARRGLPSVILVRGLASAAFFGAEVYLPYLLTERYAFTPTFAGLTLTGAALAWAGASAIQGRLGDRLADERAVKIGASLVLIAVISTLVTAALALPAAVAIVGWILAGGGMGLMYPRLSVMTLALSTEENQGFNSAAMSISDSLGGALSLAATGLVFAAFTASPFAAVFALTAVIAVVGVVIAPRVAARIAPPESSSAEPELTHHS from the coding sequence ATGACCTCTGACACCTCAACGGCCGGGATACTGCGCCGCCCATACCTCCTTGCCACCGTGGGAGCTTGCGCACTCGTGTTCCTGAGCGCGTTCGAGTCCCTTGCGGTGACCACCATCATGCCGCTCGTCAGCCGCGACCTGGACGGAGCCAGCCTCTACGCCCTGGCCTTCGCTGGACCACTGGCTACGGGCGTGATGGGCATGGTGGCGGCGGGGAACTGGTCAGATCGTCGGGGTCCGGCTGCGCCGCTGTACTCCTCCGTGGCCTTGTTCGTGGCTGGCCTGCTGATCGCCGGAATGGCCGGAACCATGGAAATGCTGGTGCTGGGAAGGCTGGTCCAAGGTCTCGGTGGTGGCGCGATGACCGTGGCCCTCTACGTACTGGTGGCCCGCGTATACCCGCCGGCACTGCACCCCAAGATCCTTGCCGCATTCGCCGCATCCTGGGTGGTTCCTTCCTTGGTGGGTCCCTTCGCCGCGGGCGTCGTTGCCCAGCTGAGCAGCTGGCACTGGGTGTTCCTCGGCGTTGTGGGGCTGGTTATTCCGGCATTGCTGATGGTGGTGCCAGCTGTGCGGGGGATGAATTCCGAACCCGCTGCAGAGCCTGTTCCCTGGGCCCTCGGTCGCATGGGATGGGCTGCGCTCGCGGCCGTTGCCGTCCTGGGGCTGAACCTGTCCGCAGAGGTACCGGGCGTGGGCGGGGTGATTGCCGTCGTCGCGCTTGTCATTGCTTTGGTGGCGGTACGCCCATTGGTTCCCCGCGGGACCCTCACTGCCCGGCGGGGGCTGCCCAGTGTCATCCTGGTCCGCGGCTTGGCGTCGGCTGCGTTCTTCGGCGCCGAAGTGTACTTGCCGTATTTGCTGACTGAGCGGTACGCGTTCACGCCCACGTTCGCGGGACTCACTCTGACCGGTGCTGCCTTGGCGTGGGCCGGGGCGTCGGCCATCCAAGGGCGGCTCGGTGACCGCTTGGCTGACGAACGCGCCGTGAAGATCGGAGCTTCCCTGGTGCTGATAGCTGTGATCTCGACGCTCGTGACGGCCGCCCTGGCGCTGCCCGCCGCCGTGGCAATCGTTGGTTGGATCCTGGCCGGCGGCGGCATGGGGCTCATGTACCCGCGGCTCTCCGTGATGACGTTGGCGCTGTCCACTGAGGAAAACCAAGGCTTCAACAGCGCGGCCATGTCCATCTCCGACTCCCTCGGCGGGGCACTGTCCCTCGCTGCTACCGGACTTGTGTTCGCTGCATTTACTGCCAGCCCCTTCGCTGCGGTCTTTGCGCTGACGGCCGTGATCGCCGTCGTCGGGGTCGTCATTGCGCCGAGGGTCGCGGCGCGCATTGCGCCACCCGAATCCTCGAGCGCTGAACCCGAGCTCACGCACCACTCCTGA